A portion of the Algisphaera agarilytica genome contains these proteins:
- the dnaJ gene encoding molecular chaperone DnaJ yields MATQRDYYEILSVERTASGDEIKRSYRKLAMKYHPDRNPDDAEAEAKFKECAEAYEVLSDSEKRQRYDQFGHAGLKGQAGHDFSHMNAGDIFSMFEDIFGGGMGGGRGRRRGPGGAQRGYDLETQTEITLNEAFTGTTTDIEFTRQDVCDTCNGTGGKPGTEPSTCTMCGGAGQVQQAGLGGMFRMVNTCPNCKGAGKIYLDKCTSCRGSGRVAKKRKLSIKIPAGIHDGQAIRVSGEGEPGSGGGPQGDLHVVVRIADHELFTREDDHLIMKMPVSFTQAALGAKVSVPTLDGETELTIKPGTQHGELFRVRGEGMPDLRSGRRGDLIVALLLEVPTKLTSRQEELLREYAESEDHDVLPENKGFWGKIKEHLG; encoded by the coding sequence ATGGCCACCCAGCGCGACTACTACGAAATCCTCAGCGTCGAGCGCACCGCCAGCGGCGACGAGATCAAACGCTCGTACCGCAAGCTGGCCATGAAGTACCACCCGGACCGCAACCCGGACGACGCCGAGGCCGAGGCAAAGTTTAAAGAGTGCGCCGAGGCGTACGAGGTCCTTTCCGACAGCGAGAAGCGTCAACGCTACGACCAATTCGGCCACGCCGGGCTGAAAGGCCAAGCCGGCCACGACTTCAGCCACATGAACGCCGGGGACATCTTCTCGATGTTCGAGGACATCTTCGGCGGCGGCATGGGCGGCGGACGTGGCCGTCGTCGCGGTCCCGGCGGCGCACAACGCGGCTACGACCTCGAGACGCAGACCGAGATTACGCTCAACGAAGCCTTCACGGGCACCACCACGGATATCGAATTCACCCGCCAGGACGTCTGCGACACCTGCAACGGCACCGGCGGCAAGCCCGGCACGGAACCGTCCACCTGCACGATGTGTGGCGGGGCGGGGCAAGTTCAGCAAGCGGGCCTCGGCGGTATGTTCCGCATGGTCAACACTTGCCCCAACTGCAAAGGTGCCGGGAAGATCTATCTCGATAAATGCACCTCCTGCCGTGGCAGCGGCCGGGTCGCCAAGAAACGCAAGTTGTCGATCAAAATCCCCGCGGGCATCCACGACGGTCAGGCTATCCGCGTTTCCGGTGAAGGCGAGCCCGGCAGCGGCGGCGGCCCGCAAGGCGACCTGCACGTGGTCGTCCGCATCGCGGATCACGAGTTGTTCACCCGCGAAGACGATCACCTGATCATGAAGATGCCCGTCAGTTTCACGCAGGCGGCGCTCGGCGCCAAGGTCAGCGTCCCCACCCTTGACGGCGAGACCGAACTCACCATCAAGCCCGGCACCCAACACGGCGAGCTCTTCCGCGTCCGCGGCGAAGGCATGCCCGACCTCCGCTCCGGCCGCCGGGGCGACCTGATTGTCGCGCTGCTGCTCGAAGTCCCCACCAAGCTCACCAGCCGTCAAGAAGAACTGCTCCGTGAATACGCCGAGAGCGAAGACCACGACGTCCTCCCGGAAAACAAGGGTTTCTGGGGCAAGATCAAAGAACACCTGGGCTAA
- a CDS encoding nucleotide exchange factor GrpE, whose product MSENIHPNDDLNAAEDSAEVNEFDLTPEGDEPTLADFDPEAAEAEAEAQEVIDEEFAALQKERDELEAKLMRTAADYQNFVRRSQLNIDATKQETLMKVAKALVGVMDNFDRALELDPETTSAGDVQKGAATIQAALLQALEGFGMKKVTVEPGDEFDPNLHEALMRQPSEDIESNHVAAQFMPGYILNDQPVRPAQVSVAE is encoded by the coding sequence ATGAGCGAAAACATCCACCCCAACGATGATCTGAACGCGGCCGAAGACTCGGCCGAGGTGAACGAGTTCGACCTGACTCCCGAAGGTGACGAGCCGACGCTGGCCGACTTCGATCCCGAAGCCGCCGAGGCCGAGGCCGAGGCGCAAGAGGTCATCGATGAAGAGTTTGCCGCCCTGCAAAAAGAACGCGACGAGCTTGAAGCCAAGCTGATGCGCACCGCCGCTGATTACCAGAACTTCGTCCGCCGATCGCAACTCAACATCGACGCGACCAAGCAGGAGACGCTGATGAAGGTCGCCAAGGCCCTGGTTGGCGTGATGGACAACTTCGACCGTGCCCTCGAGCTCGACCCCGAAACGACGTCAGCGGGAGACGTACAGAAGGGGGCCGCCACCATCCAGGCCGCGCTGCTCCAGGCCCTCGAAGGTTTCGGCATGAAGAAGGTCACCGTCGAGCCCGGCGATGAATTCGACCCCAACCTCCACGAGGCCCTGATGCGTCAGCCCTCGGAAGACATCGAATCGAACCACGTCGCCGCCCAGTTCATGCCGGGTTATATCCTCAACGATCAACCCGTCCGCCCCGCACAGGTCAGCGTGGCGGAGTGA
- a CDS encoding FmdB family zinc ribbon protein — protein MPTYDYVCDACDHAFEEFQLMTAEVLKKCPACGKMKLRRLIGTGAGVIFKGAGFYETDYRSDSYQKDAKADKPSETKSDSKSSDSEKSKSQSTDGKPKTDSTSQSSSLSGKKSNKNKSVD, from the coding sequence ATGCCCACCTACGACTACGTCTGCGATGCGTGTGACCACGCCTTCGAAGAGTTTCAATTGATGACCGCCGAGGTGCTCAAGAAGTGCCCTGCTTGCGGCAAAATGAAGCTCCGCCGTCTGATCGGCACCGGTGCCGGTGTGATCTTCAAAGGCGCGGGTTTCTACGAAACCGACTACCGCTCCGACAGCTACCAAAAGGACGCGAAGGCCGACAAGCCCAGCGAGACTAAGAGCGATAGTAAGTCTTCCGACTCGGAAAAATCGAAATCCCAATCAACAGACGGCAAACCAAAAACGGATTCAACATCTCAGTCTAGCTCACTATCCGGCAAGAAATCTAATAAAAATAAATCCGTCGACTGA